The Scyliorhinus canicula chromosome 28, sScyCan1.1, whole genome shotgun sequence genome segment CGTGCCATTGCCTGCTGAAACTGATCGGGAGCCCTTGCCTGCCGACACTACTGATCAGGCGCCATTGTCTGCTGAAACTGATCAGGAGCCCTTGCCCACTGAAGAGGCTGACATTACTGATCACATGCCATTGCCTGCTGAAACTGATCGGGAGCCCTTGCCCACTGAAGAGACTGACACTACTGATCACGTGCCATTGCCTGCTGAAACTGATGGGGAGCCCTTACCTGCCAACACTACTGATCAGGTGCCCTTGCCCGTCGAAGTTCCCGACATTGCTGATCAGGCGCCATTGCCAACTGCTGGCACTGATCAGGTGCCCTTGTCCGCTGAAGTGGCCGACACTACTGATCAGGTGCCATTTCCTGCTGCAACGGCTGATCAGGCGCCATTGCCTGCCGAAACTGTGCCCTTGCCCACCGAAGCGGCCAAATCTACTGATCAGGTGCCATTGCCCACTGAAACTGCTGATCGGAAGCACTTGCCCACCGATGTGGCCGACACTACTGATCGGCAGCCCTTGTCCGTTGAAACTGTTGATTGGGAGCCATTGCCTGCCGAAGCAGCCGACACTACTGATCAGGGGCCCTTGCCTGTCGAAGTGCCCGACACTACTGATCAGGGGCCCTTGTCCGCTGAAACTGCTGATTGGGAGCCATTACCCGCCACAGCGGCCGACACAACTGATCAGGGGCCCTTGCCTGTCGAAGTTCCCGACACTACTGATCAGGCGCCATTGCCCACTGCCGGCTCTGATCAGGTGCCCTTGTCCGCTGAAGTGGCCGACACTACCAATCAGGTGCCATTGCCTGCTGCAACGGCTGATCAGGCGCCATTGCCTGCTGATCGGGAGCCCTTGCCCGCTGAAACTGCTGATCGGGAGCCCTTGCCCACCGAAGCGGCCGACACAACTGATCAGGTGCCATTGCCCACTGAAACTGCTGATCGGGAGCCATTGCCCACTGAAACTGCTGATCGGGAGCCAGTGCCCGCCGACGCGGCCGACACAACTGATCAGGCGCCATTGCCCACTGAAACTGATCGGGAACCATTGCCCACTGAAACTGCTGATCGGGAGCCATTGCCCGCCGACGCGGCCGACACAACTGATCAGGCGCCATTGCCCACTGAAACTGCTGATCGGGAGCCCTTGCCCGCTGAAACTGCTGATCGGGAGCCATTGCCCGCCGAAGCGGCCGACACAACTGATCAGGCGCCATTGCCCACTGAAACTGCTGATCGGGAACCATTGCCCACTGAAACTGCTGATCGGGAGCCATTGCCCGCCGAAGCGGCCGACACAACTGATCAGGCGCCATTGCCCACTGAAACTGCTGATCGGGAGCCATTGCCCGCCGAAGCGGCCGACACAACTGATCAGGCGCCATTGCCTGCTGATCAGGAGCCCTTGCCCACCGATGCTCCTGCCGCTGCTGATCGGGAGCCCTTGTTTACCGACACTACTGATCAGGCTCCACTGCCTGCTGAAATGGCCGACTCTGCTGGTCAGGCGCCCTTGCCCGTTCACGCTGATTCATCTGGTGGTCTATATTCAATTGACTCTATTGTGGAACCTGGTGATGTACGCTCACTTGATTCTGTTGCTACTGTACTTGATCAGCTGGCTTTCGCCGCTATCTCCATGGACAAGAAGTCTTCATCTGATCTTGTGACTAATGGTCTGCCCTTATCTACCCCTAACACTGTCATCCTGCCTTTGCCTATTGATATGGTTGCTCCTGCTGGACTATCTTTAGCTGAAACTGTGGCTGGTGTCAAAGGTACTGAACTGTTGTCCACCGTTGCTTCCAGTGCTATTGACCTGCTTTCAGCCGATGCTCCTCCAATTGCCCCCATTGAAACCACTGACCTGCCATTGTCAGGTAAACCCCTGGACATTACAATGGATAAATTGTCAGCTGACCCTCTGGTTGCTCCTCTGGCAACTGAGATACAAGTTGCAGTGCCCATGTGTACTACTGAGCCATCTTCTGCCATCAATGCAACTGAGGACCCACATTTGTCCACTCCCCCTGTCCATCTTGACAAACCCAGTGATAAGCCACCTATGCCTGCATTTGACAAGACACTGACTGTAGTCCCACCTGTTCAACTGCTTCAATCTCCTGATGTGTCTGTTTCAGAGCTACACCCTCTTGTCATTGAGTTAACCTCATCTGACCAAGTTGCTCAGTGTACTGACTTGCTTCTGTCTCTTGACCCTGCTGTTAATGCACAGCTTCAGCCTCCCCTGCATGCTGCTACTGGGCTGCCTCCCTCTCAGCCTGTTACTGATTATTCGCCTCATGAATCACCTTCATCCACTGAACTTTCTTTATCATCAGAATCTAGTGCACCTGTCACTGACTTTCCATCATCTTTCACTTTTCCGTCTGCTTCTGATCAACTCACTACCCCATCCCctgaatcatcttcagctgcccaaattgatgatgatgatgagaTGCCACCATTGATTTCTGCTATCGACGAGACTCCCGTCCGCGAAGCTTCTGCCCCAAGTGTTATTGAGAAGGCAATTCCCAAGACTGCTTCAACTGGAAAGGAGCCTGTGGCGAAGCAGAATGATCAGGGTATTTAGTTTGGTTGAGGTGTGCATGTAGTAGTGTCCTGCCTggttgagctgggctgggaaGTAAAGGCTTCTCTAAAAGTTTTATGATTAGGAACGGCTAACCTTTAAGTGAAGCACTCTACTCTGGAGGAGTGTGTTCTTGGAATATATTTCTTCTGTCCTCCAGCGTGAATGGGGCAGCTTAAAGTTAGCCTGTCCTTCTACAAAGGAAAGTGATGTGGTATGAAATCTGTACTTTATGTGAAGTCCAGAATAATTTCTCAATCATTAGCATTAACTACTTAATCTCTAAAAGGGGAACAGAGAAAGATGAGTTGTAACTACCAAATATCACACGTCCTTTTTGAGTTTATCAAACACATCCATTGTCTTTGGTAATTTCTTTTGTTTGAGGAATTGCAAACTCTTTTGGAACAGGTCAACTGCATAATGTACAAATTTCAACTGTCCACGGGGTGTCTAGAGTTTGCGTACTAATGGCAACACGGAGTCCACTTTTTTTTGTGTTGTCTTTCACAAGTGGGACCTAACACATGAGTGAGCTGGTTTTGAATAGGTCAATAGACACTATTAGTACACTAATCTGTATTAACATCTTGTCACAAATGCTAAAACTGGCCTGCCTCCCTCAACCTGTGAATATTTGCAGTACACTTTggttcttgtgtgtgtgtgtttgtatgtgtatatatagaaAATAAATTTGAATGAGTACCATTATGTACAGTGCATACCCAAAGCTTGAGGAAAACTAATTCAgggtttgcttttattttaaaccCCAGATTGTTTTGTCACCAGATTGTTTTGCAAGTTTGCCCTGTTTTCTGCACACAGGATGAGCAGGCATGAATACGGAGAGTTTACGGCACCTCGATAAGTTGGACTGTTGTCTGTTACCGAGAATGTTCACGCTAACCTTTTTATTGCTTTTTAGCTTTTATTGCATGGTGTGAAAGCATAACCAGTAGACAGCATTGTAATATCCAGATCTGTTTTTCTCCTTTGCCTACAACACATTGAAGGTAAAAAAATTCCTGTAATGCCACAAAAGGTTTTTTTAATAAGGGTTCTGAGGTTTGTTGCTTTATGGCTTTGTAGAAATAGATCAACAAGTCAGTGttgcacctttttaaaataaaacagttgTACAAGGTTAAAGCTTTAGTGCACAAGTTTACACTTTTTTCTCCACCTTAGCATGGCTGTCTGTAACATGGTTATGGTAACAACAATAAAGTGGTGTTCCTCACTTTTTCCAGACAAGTATCACACTTTCTTTGAAAGTCACTAAGTGCCACAAACCTAGAAAATGTACAGAGTACTGTATTAAATATATGACGTTTTGTAGGGTCTGGGACAGAATCGGACAGCGATGAGTCGGTACCAGAACTGGAGGAACAGGATACAGCGCAGTCAGCGACACAGCAAGCTCAGGTGTGTCTGCAAATATGTGAATATAAGCACCCTGTAACACTGTTTCAAAAGGCAAAAGTCTTTATTGTATGCAGTCCTATCTACTGTCCTCACTTCCTCCAGTTTTAAACATTCTGATCGGGTTCATTTCCACAAGCATCTTTCATGGGATGAGTGTCACTGGCATTAGTTGctcatccttaattacccttgagaaggttctgGTGAATTGCtgccttgagccactgcagtccaccTGGCATAGATACACCTACAGTGCagttaagaagggagttccaattttttgacccagtgacgctGGAACAGCGATTattgtttcaagtcaggatggtgtggcttggaggggaacttgcaggttcccacatgtctgctgcccttgtctttctagttgGTAGAGATCACGAgcttgtgagttgctgcagtgcaccttgtagatataCACTGCCACTGTCAGTGGTGGATGAGGTGTTGATAGTCGACTggctttggtgagtcaggagaGGAGTTACTGTCTGCAGAATTCTCGGCCTCTggcctcttgtagccacaatatatggctagtccagttcagtttctgttccaTGGTTTAAACCCACCTTGGatattgataatgggggattcaaatgatggcagtgccattgaatgtgatggggacatggttagattctcacttgttggaggtggtcattgcctggcacttgtggtgtgaatattacttgccacctgtcagccgaagcctaaatgttgtccaggtcttgctgcctgCATGCATGAATGGATTGCTTTATTGCCTGAGGAGATGCGAATAGTAttgaacactgcaatcatcagcaaacatccccacttctaccCTGATGTTAGAGGGaaagccattgatgaagcagctgaagatgcctCGACCACTACCACGAGGAAAACCTGCAACAATGGCCTCCAGCAGCTGCAACCgtctttttttttttgtattcGTTTTATTAGggttcttgatgccacacttggtcaaatgctgactTGATATCAATGACCGGTACACTCCCCTCACCTCGAGTTCAACTCTTGTTCACGTTTGGACCATATGTAATTCCACTTACTCCACATAGTCATTCGTGTGCCACTTGTTGCCACTCGTCATTTGGGGGCTCCGGCTATTTGCTTTCTCGTGATATTGTCTGCTTTCCTAACTGAAAGGGGATCTGCATTCGTATTGAGCAAAAACTGCTATGTAGTGGCACCCAAATGTTGAATCACTGAACTCACTGCACCTTTGCACTATGTGTACTGCACTAATCTATCTTGTATATTGCTGAATAAATAAAGGTTACGTTTGAGACAATTGTGTAAGCTTTCTTTTGTGAGTGGAATAAAAGTTGAAGTCATTTTGCCCCTTCTCTGTTGCAAAGCGGTAGGATGTGCTGAGCGTGTTATCCATATTGATTGTGCCCAGCTGGTAAATCTTCATCGCTTGGATTTTCCTGTCTGTGTGCCCAGACACGCCTGAGATCTGGGTGTCAACAAATTGTAACGATGAATTTTGAGCACAAGTTGCGCGCACAACTACAATGCACCTTAAGTCTCCACGCTCTTTTGCATCTGTTCATTGAATTCTTTGTCCGAATCTCTGCCTGCAAAACTGACTACATCCCCATGACTTCCATACAATTGTGCATGTTTGAAGAGCAGTGGGATGGGCCATCTCAACATTGCGGCCAGATTTGTGGGTGCAGGAAGGAAGTTGGGAGAAGAAAAAGTATCCTTGCTGAGAGCAGCTCTGTATTTTCTGTTTGCTTCAATCTATTTTTATGGCATCGTTTACATTTATACACTAGCCCTGTTTCTAAAATTGAAAAACTTCCTCGATTGTCGGTTCTTGAAACACTTTTTGGTTAATGTTTGGAATGTATATTTAACCCCAGTTAGTTTAGccaagttaacattttaaaaccCAATGAATAAATATATACTCTTGTTGGTTTTGCATTTCCTTGGGCCCCAGTTATTCACGCTGATATCTGATTCATGTTTTAATTTGGACATGTCTAATTTAGCTGGGAGGATACCTCAGCATAATTTGTCAGTGGCAAATTGTCAAATTATGCCCGGTATCCTCCCAGTTCGATTAGATTTTGTCCAAATTTAAAATGGGCATGAATCAGATATCATGTGAATAACTGCTTTTGCGTGCAAGTTCCTGCTCACACCACTGGAGGGAACTTCAAGGTGCATGTGTTTTGAATACGAGCTCTTTGGACTGGGCTCACACAATGCAAGCATTCTGTCGATAGTACACTTTCTGGCACTAGATTGCATCTAAGGGGAGGAATTTTGACTACTGATTGAGAGCTAGCTTCATGGGTCAAGTCAAACTTTGGGCCATTGTGGTTTGTATGACTCTGTACCAGTACATGTGCCACAGCCAAAGGGGTTCATTGGAACAGTTCTGTTCCTGAATAGAGTTTGTCCTATGTGGGGTTTTCTTTACTGTATGCGACAAAGATttaattttctccccccccccccttgtttcaAAGCTTGCAGCTGCAGCTGAAATAGATGAAGAACCAGTCAGCAAAGCAAAACAGAGCAGAAGTGAAAAGAAGGCACGGAAAGTGAGTATAAGATTTCTCACTTGTGTAAGCATAGAGAGATTCATGTTCTCAGTTTACTGGAGAGCTGAGGCACCTGCCTCAACTACATCATTACAAGATATAtttggtttctttttttaaaataaatttagagtactcaattttttttttttttccaattaagggccaatttacctaccatgcatatctttttgggttgtgggggtgagacccacgcagacacggggagaacgtacaaactcctcgTGGACAGGGGGCTGGGTATTTGGtggtgtgatgcagcagtgctaaccactgtgccgccatgctgcccacgaTATATTTGGTTTCTAGCAAGAAAGTAGCTTTGCTGTTATTTGCGGTAATATTTGGAGCATCGGTTTAACCCCATGAGATTATTTTATGTATATTAGGATGGTGTACAGATTTTCTATTACAATTTCCTAATAAGAGTTCAGGATCTTGGTCTGTTCACCAGCTGGGCTCTTGAGCGGAGGTTGAGCTTCCTAAATAAAGAGCCAGAGTCAGCTTCTGTCTGCCATCTAACTAGCTACTGTCCAGTGTTAGTAAGTTTTCACTTTTTCTGGTGAGGAGTTGCGGAGTAAGAGTTCACCTAAGCAGGTCGTCCAACCAGTATTTGCAATCAGTGCCTTATTCAGGCATGCAAGTATTTTTTTTAACAGCCAAATGTTAAATTCTCGTGTAAATAGAACTTCCCTGAAAGTCCTTGTTTTCTTTGCAGGCGATGTCAAAACTAGGGCTTCGCCAGGTTACTGGGGTAACCAGAGTCACGATAAGGAAATCTAAAAACATTTTGTTTGTCATCACAAAGCCAGACGTCTACAAGAGCCCTGCATCGGATACCTATATTGTTTTTGGTGAAGCAAAGGTAAACAGTGTGAATTTCTCTAATATTGGGTCCTTTACCAAACTTCAAGTCTCTTTCCTGCAAAATGAGTTGGAATGAAGGTCCTATTATGGAGCTGGGTGAGATTTTGTTGATGCTTATTGCAGACCTGGCCAATTTTGTCCCATTTCCTTCTGCTGACATTCGGGGATATCCAAAATCATTGAACCTATGCTTGCATAGTTAAGTACCTGCAACATCCTTTCAGTGTGTTTTCTTTTCCTCTCTTGCTACACTCTTCAATGTATTGATTTTTCTACTTATCCAGAGCTCTTGCTTTCAACGGGTGTTTTCTTGCAACGTCAAAGTGATGGTTTTTCTGTAATGATAGATGACTTGATGTTTCTGCTTCTCTACCTAGATTGAAGATTTATCTCAGCAAGCACAACTGGCTGCTGCAGAGAAATTCAAGGTACAGGGAGAATCTGTTGCCAATATCCAAGAAAATACACAGACTCCAACTGTACAGGAAGAGAGTGAAGATGAGGAGGTATGTTTATATcctattattgtcacgagtttcCTGTGTAAACCACATGCTGCTGTCCATACCTGGTATCGTGCCAGTCCCATCCTTGACCTAACCAAACTGATGGACGTGCCTTGGCGACCTCACACAatgagtaggctattcagcctgtCCAGTCGGAtcatggctgttttttttttcattcctgggatgagggtgtcactggctaggccagcatttattgcccatccctaattgccgccTGTCCCCTTTtttcccctctccctcttctgttctctgttcctgccgcccCTCCCTACCCCTCTTTCTgcgccttcccttctcccacatgCCACAACCCTTGTGCTATTTGCATATTTTTATTTGGAATGACTTGTGAATGCTGTGGTGTGCTATTGTAAACATTGTGCCATTTACGGTGTATATTCACCTTGTGCTTTCACTTCTGTTGGGAATGGTTAAGTGGCCTTTGTTTGactaaacggggggggggggggggggggagagaaagagtttGGGGAAATtactattttgcttttaatttcttTAGGTTGATGAGACTGGTGTGGAGGTCAAGGACATAGAATTAGTCATGTCCCAAGCCAATGTGTCGAGGGCTAAGGCTGTCCGCGCATTGAAAAATAACAACAACGATATTGTAAATGCTATTATGGTGAGTTCTGTTTTTGCTGCTTATTTTGAATTTTGTTCTTGGATAGAAAAAGTTGTAATGATTTCACTTTACTGCATATTCATCTTAGTATTGGAATTAATCATGAAAAATAACTTTCAAAATGTATTCCACTGTTGTAACTTTAAATGGTTAAATGCAATATGAATATtgtataatttttatttttatttttgcaggAATTGACAATGTAAGCGTCAGAAAATGCAGGAGTGGGTACCAGTCCCGTTTGTGCAGCTTCAGTACATTTGTACCATTTATATTGAAAAACTTCAAATAAAAATGTGGCTTGAAATAATTAAATGTATTTAGACTGGTGTGTCTATTCCTTGTGAAAATTTAAGTGCTGAATAGGTTCAACATAAAGATTGGAATAAAACATGGTTTGCATTTCCGCAAACTTTGGAGTCTGTATATGTTTTGATGCAGGTGAAACGTGGCATGACAGCAGCATCAAGATCATTTAAGTTGCTATTATTTCTTTGAAATTTTGAGCATGAAATGAGCACTGGTATACGTGAGTGTTAATTCTCATGGGACGCTGACCACAACCATTAATGCAGATTAGTACGGTGCTTTGTGTGCAATTTTAAGGATAGAGCTGTTGGATTAATCAGGGCTTCTGTTTTTGACTAGTCCATTCTGATGTCCTAAAGCTTAGTTCTTGTCATTG includes the following:
- the naca gene encoding nascent polypeptide-associated complex subunit alpha isoform X3 yields the protein MELSAATDLHGPGLQLPSPQTTIDDRSSSLLSASVLSLVQPPLELSLSSISLVSTEVPLPTAGPDSDQPPLSTRCTDAADRLPPSDLVATSVMHLSADPVAATADQLTLPIGSTASCGLTLSDSTAVPLNTGVGSDLRLAAPDQIVNDIPLPACTATSGTLADVVDGPTIDLLLLPTDPPTQHLTDLEATDTLSQKDTNVAPDGLLYCDHIATVAIDQVCSLTSLLISSANGEQSLVDTVAIEEGLSSPDSTPRATLPLPVEGPPSCDPVVPLSTNSIAVPMNHQLPFTAYPAFVNPTDGILLSADSVTTNSGLSPCDSVIATTAPQLPSNIDPPVPSGMGIEVLADEVANTDNNVLQSDNAIVTPNGLPLPDSIPVAIMPLPTVAANITGQVPLPTNAANTTDRVPLPADAADTDQAPLPAETVPLPAEEADTTDHVPLPAETDQEPLFTEEADTTDHVPLPAETDREPLPADTTDQAPLPTAGTDQVPLSAEEADITDHVPLSAETDREPLPTEEADITDHVPLPAETDREPLFTEEADTIDHVPLPAETDREPLFTEEADTIDHVPLPAETDREPLPADTTDQAPLPTAGTDQVPLSAEEADITDHVPLSAETDREPLPTEEADTIDHVPLPAETDREPLPADTTDQAPLPTAGSDQVPLSAEVADTTNQVPLPAATADQAPLPADREPLPAETADREPLPTEAADTTDQVPLPTETADREPLPADAADTTDQAPLPTETADREPLPAETADREPLPAEAADTTDQAPLPTETADREPLPTETADREPLPAEAADTTDQAPLPTETADREPLPAEAADTTDQAPLPADQEPLPTDAPAAADREPLFTDTTDQAPLPAEMADSAGQAPLPVHADSSGGLYSIDSIVEPGDVRSLDSVATVLDQLAFAAISMDKKSSSDLVTNGLPLSTPNTVILPLPIDMVAPAGLSLAETVAGVKGTELLSTVASSAIDLLSADAPPIAPIETTDLPLSGKPLDITMDKLSADPLVAPLATEIQVAVPMCTTEPSSAINATEDPHLSTPPVHLDKPSDKPPMPAFDKTLTVVPPVQLLQSPDVSVSELHPLVIELTSSDQVAQCTDLLLSLDPAVNAQLQPPLHAATGLPPSQPVTDYSPHESPSSTELSLSSESSAPVTDFPSSFTFPSASDQLTTPSPESSSAAQIDDDDEMPPLISAIDETPVREASAPSVIEKAIPKTASTGKEPVAKQNDQGSGTESDSDESVPELEEQDTAQSATQQAQLAAAAEIDEEPVSKAKQSRSEKKARKAMSKLGLRQVTGVTRVTIRKSKNILFVITKPDVYKSPASDTYIVFGEAKIEDLSQQAQLAAAEKFKVQGESVANIQENTQTPTVQEESEDEEVDETGVEVKDIELVMSQANVSRAKAVRALKNNNNDIVNAIMELTM
- the naca gene encoding nascent polypeptide-associated complex subunit alpha isoform X1; amino-acid sequence: MELSAATDLHGPGLQLPSPQTTIDDRSSSLLSASVLSLVQPPLELSLSSISLVSTEVPLPTAGPDSDQPPLSTRCTDAADRLPPSDLVATSVMHLSADPVAATADQLTLPIGSTASCGLTLSDSTAVPLNTGVGSDLRLAAPDQIVNDIPLPACTATSGTLADVVDGPTIDLLLLPTDPPTQHLTDLEATDTLSQKDTNVAPDGLLYCDHIATVAIDQVCSLTSLLISSANGEQSLVDTVAIEEGLSSPDSTPRATLPLPVEGPPSCDPVVPLSTNSIAVPMNHQLPFTAYPAFVNPTDGILLSADSVTTNSGLSPCDSVIATTAPQLPSNIDPPVPSGMGIEVLADEVANTDNNVLQSDNAIVTPNGLPLPDSIPVAIMPLPTVAANITGQVPLPTNAANTTDRVPLPADAADTDQAPLPAETVPLPAEEADTTDHVPLPAETDQEPLFTEEADTTDHVPLPAETDREPLPADTTDQAPLPTAGTDQVPLSAEEADITDHVPLSAETDREPLPTEEADITDHVPLPAETDREPLFTEEADTIDHVPLPAETDREPLFTEEADTIDHVPLPAETDREPLPADTTDQAPLPTAGTDQVPLSAEEADITDHVPLSAETDREPLPTEEADTIDHVPLPAETDREPLPADTTDQAPLSAETDQEPLPTEEADITDHMPLPAETDREPLPTEETDTTDHVPLPAETDGEPLPANTTDQVPLPVEVPDIADQAPLPTAGTDQVPLSAEVADTTDQVPFPAATADQAPLPAETVPLPTEAAKSTDQVPLPTETADRKHLPTDVADTTDRQPLSVETVDWEPLPAEAADTTDQGPLPVEVPDTTDQGPLSAETADWEPLPATAADTTDQGPLPVEVPDTTDQAPLPTAGSDQVPLSAEVADTTNQVPLPAATADQAPLPADREPLPAETADREPLPTEAADTTDQVPLPTETADREPLPADAADTTDQAPLPTETADREPLPAETADREPLPAEAADTTDQAPLPTETADREPLPTETADREPLPAEAADTTDQAPLPTETADREPLPAEAADTTDQAPLPADQEPLPTDAPAAADREPLFTDTTDQAPLPAEMADSAGQAPLPVHADSSGGLYSIDSIVEPGDVRSLDSVATVLDQLAFAAISMDKKSSSDLVTNGLPLSTPNTVILPLPIDMVAPAGLSLAETVAGVKGTELLSTVASSAIDLLSADAPPIAPIETTDLPLSGKPLDITMDKLSADPLVAPLATEIQVAVPMCTTEPSSAINATEDPHLSTPPVHLDKPSDKPPMPAFDKTLTVVPPVQLLQSPDVSVSELHPLVIELTSSDQVAQCTDLLLSLDPAVNAQLQPPLHAATGLPPSQPVTDYSPHESPSSTELSLSSESSAPVTDFPSSFTFPSASDQLTTPSPESSSAAQIDDDDEMPPLISAIDETPVREASAPSVIEKAIPKTASTGKEPVAKQNDQGSGTESDSDESVPELEEQDTAQSATQQAQLAAAAEIDEEPVSKAKQSRSEKKARKAMSKLGLRQVTGVTRVTIRKSKNILFVITKPDVYKSPASDTYIVFGEAKIEDLSQQAQLAAAEKFKVQGESVANIQENTQTPTVQEESEDEEVDETGVEVKDIELVMSQANVSRAKAVRALKNNNNDIVNAIMELTM
- the naca gene encoding nascent polypeptide-associated complex subunit alpha isoform X2; this encodes MELSAATDLHGPGLQLPSPQTTIDDRSSSLLSASVLSLVQPPLELSLSSISLVSTEVPLPTAGPDSDQPPLSTRCTDAADRLPPSDLVATSVMHLSADPVAATADQLTLPIGSTASCGLTLSDSTAVPLNTGVGSDLRLAAPDQIVNDIPLPACTATSGTLADVVDGPTIDLLLLPTDPPTQHLTDLEATDTLSQKDTNVAPDGLLYCDHIATVAIDQVCSLTSLLISSANGEQSLVDTVAIEEGLSSPDSTPRATLPLPVEGPPSCDPVVPLSTNSIAVPMNHQLPFTAYPAFVNPTDGILLSADSVTTNSGLSPCDSVIATTAPQLPSNIDPPVPSGMGIEVLADEVANTDNNVLQSDNAIVTPNGLPLPDSIPVAIMPLPTVAANITGQVPLPTNAANTTDRVPLPADAADTDQAPLPAETVPLPAEEADTTDHVPLPAETDQEPLFTEEADTTDHVPLPAETDREPLPADTTDQAPLPTAGTDQVPLSAEEADITDHVPLSAETDREPLPTEEADITDHVPLPAETDREPLFTEEADTIDHVPLPAETDREPLFTEEADTIDHVPLPAETDREPLPADTTDQAPLPTAGTDQVPLSAEEADITDHVPLSAETDREPLPTEEADTIDHVPLPAETDREPLPADTTDQAPLSAETDQEPLPTEEADITDHMPLPAETDREPLPTEETDTTDHVPLPAETDGEPLPANTTDQVPLPVEVPDIADQAPLPTAGTDQVPLSAEVADTTDQVPFPAATADQAPLPAETVPLPTEAAKSTDQVPLPTETADRKHLPTDVADTTDRQPLSVETVDWEPLPAEAADTTDQGPLPVEVPDTTDQGPLSAETADWEPLPATAADTTDQGPLPVEVPDTTDQAPLPTAGSDQVPLSAEVADTTNQVPLPAATADQAPLPADREPLPAETADREPLPTEAADTTDQVPLPTETADREPLPADAADTTDQAPLPTETADREPLPAETADREPLPAEAADTTDQAPLPTETADREPLPTETADREPLPAEAADTTDQAPLPADQEPLPTDAPAAADREPLFTDTTDQAPLPAEMADSAGQAPLPVHADSSGGLYSIDSIVEPGDVRSLDSVATVLDQLAFAAISMDKKSSSDLVTNGLPLSTPNTVILPLPIDMVAPAGLSLAETVAGVKGTELLSTVASSAIDLLSADAPPIAPIETTDLPLSGKPLDITMDKLSADPLVAPLATEIQVAVPMCTTEPSSAINATEDPHLSTPPVHLDKPSDKPPMPAFDKTLTVVPPVQLLQSPDVSVSELHPLVIELTSSDQVAQCTDLLLSLDPAVNAQLQPPLHAATGLPPSQPVTDYSPHESPSSTELSLSSESSAPVTDFPSSFTFPSASDQLTTPSPESSSAAQIDDDDEMPPLISAIDETPVREASAPSVIEKAIPKTASTGKEPVAKQNDQGSGTESDSDESVPELEEQDTAQSATQQAQLAAAAEIDEEPVSKAKQSRSEKKARKAMSKLGLRQVTGVTRVTIRKSKNILFVITKPDVYKSPASDTYIVFGEAKIEDLSQQAQLAAAEKFKVQGESVANIQENTQTPTVQEESEDEEVDETGVEVKDIELVMSQANVSRAKAVRALKNNNNDIVNAIMELTM
- the naca gene encoding nascent polypeptide-associated complex subunit alpha isoform X4, with translation MPGEATETVPATEQEMQQPQAETAEEHSDVSPSPASGGESTAPSELTPATDSTESAVTEVASEVSQTEATTENAVSQAVQELSAGAGAPASEAPAVPDAVQAPASPVSPEKSVQTAATIETCSEHESVSSAKSSAPVTDFPSSFTFPSASDQLTTPSPESSSAAQIDDDDEMPPLISAIDETPVREASAPSVIEKAIPKTASTGKEPVAKQNDQGSGTESDSDESVPELEEQDTAQSATQQAQLAAAAEIDEEPVSKAKQSRSEKKARKAMSKLGLRQVTGVTRVTIRKSKNILFVITKPDVYKSPASDTYIVFGEAKIEDLSQQAQLAAAEKFKVQGESVANIQENTQTPTVQEESEDEEVDETGVEVKDIELVMSQANVSRAKAVRALKNNNNDIVNAIMELTM
- the naca gene encoding nascent polypeptide-associated complex subunit alpha isoform X6, with protein sequence MPGEATETVPATEQEMQQPQAETAEEHSDVSPSPASGGESTAPSELTPATDSTESAVTEVASEVSQTEATTENAVSQAVQELSAGAGAPASEAPAVPDAVQAPASPVSPEKSVQTAESSAPVTDFPSSFTFPSASDQLTTPSPESSSAAQIDDDDEMPPLISAIDETPVREASAPSVIEKAIPKTASTGKEPVAKQNDQGSGTESDSDESVPELEEQDTAQSATQQAQLAAAAEIDEEPVSKAKQSRSEKKARKAMSKLGLRQVTGVTRVTIRKSKNILFVITKPDVYKSPASDTYIVFGEAKIEDLSQQAQLAAAEKFKVQGESVANIQENTQTPTVQEESEDEEVDETGVEVKDIELVMSQANVSRAKAVRALKNNNNDIVNAIMELTM
- the naca gene encoding nascent polypeptide-associated complex subunit alpha isoform X9, with the translated sequence MPGEATETVPATEQEMQQPQAETAGAGAPASEAPAVPDAVQAPASPVSPEKSVQTAATIETCSEHESVSSAKSSAPVTDFPSSFTFPSASDQLTTPSPESSSAAQIDDDDEMPPLISAIDETPVREASAPSVIEKAIPKTASTGKEPVAKQNDQGSGTESDSDESVPELEEQDTAQSATQQAQLAAAAEIDEEPVSKAKQSRSEKKARKAMSKLGLRQVTGVTRVTIRKSKNILFVITKPDVYKSPASDTYIVFGEAKIEDLSQQAQLAAAEKFKVQGESVANIQENTQTPTVQEESEDEEVDETGVEVKDIELVMSQANVSRAKAVRALKNNNNDIVNAIMELTM